The Coprothermobacter sp. genome has a segment encoding these proteins:
- a CDS encoding RNA polymerase sigma factor RpoD (sigma factors are initiation factors that promote the attachment of RNA polymerase to specific initiation sites and are then released; primary sigma factor of bacterium), whose protein sequence is MNALEKHDLSVEELDVFYERMDFEGIVFGTPRFVKSTAKKTIAAPSIPSIIRVTTQEEQNPIQSYLSDIGRVPLLTPDQEKSLGKSVMAGDMEARRQLIEANLRLVVSIAKKYTGRGLSFLDLVEEGNLGLIRAVEKFDYKRGFRFSTYATWWIRQSMTRALADQSRLIRVPVHMVENLNKIDKLKKGFLQEHGREPTKEELATAMGIPVKKIIRYLRLGQQPLSLENTVGDEEESRLENFIEDEKSPSPEKETFNKYYKEQLERILETLPEREKKILIYREGLQGEYEHTLEEVGTMFQVTRERIRQIEAKAKRKLKEMIAKENGMSEEDMHNDGNVIRHRTSSNRRRSPSQT, encoded by the coding sequence ATGAATGCGCTGGAGAAACACGACCTCTCCGTCGAAGAGCTCGACGTCTTCTATGAGCGGATGGACTTCGAGGGAATCGTGTTCGGTACTCCCCGTTTCGTCAAGTCCACAGCCAAGAAGACCATTGCAGCACCTTCTATCCCCTCGATCATCCGTGTTACGACTCAGGAGGAGCAGAACCCGATCCAATCCTATCTGAGCGATATCGGCCGCGTGCCGCTGCTGACACCGGATCAGGAGAAGTCACTGGGCAAGAGCGTCATGGCTGGCGACATGGAGGCAAGGCGCCAGCTCATCGAGGCCAACCTCCGTCTGGTGGTCAGTATCGCAAAGAAGTACACGGGGCGGGGCCTATCCTTCCTTGACCTGGTCGAAGAGGGCAATCTCGGCCTGATCAGAGCCGTCGAGAAGTTCGACTACAAGCGTGGATTCCGGTTCTCCACGTACGCCACGTGGTGGATTCGGCAGTCGATGACGCGTGCGCTGGCTGACCAGTCACGCCTGATCCGGGTTCCGGTACACATGGTCGAGAACCTCAACAAGATCGATAAGCTCAAGAAGGGCTTCCTTCAGGAACACGGGCGAGAGCCGACCAAAGAAGAGCTCGCCACCGCCATGGGCATCCCCGTCAAGAAGATCATACGGTATCTGCGTCTCGGACAACAGCCACTGTCTCTCGAAAACACCGTCGGAGATGAGGAAGAGAGTCGTCTGGAGAACTTCATCGAGGACGAGAAGAGTCCCTCTCCTGAGAAGGAAACCTTCAACAAGTACTACAAAGAACAGCTGGAACGCATACTCGAGACGCTCCCGGAACGGGAGAAGAAGATCCTCATCTACAGAGAGGGCCTTCAGGGTGAATACGAGCACACACTGGAAGAAGTCGGCACGATGTTCCAGGTCACACGCGAACGTATCCGCCAGATTGAAGCAAAAGCCAAGCGCAAGCTGAAGGAAATGATTGCCAAGGAGAATGGGATGAGCGAGGAGGACATGCACAACGATGGCAATGTCATCCGGCATCGCACGTCGTCGAATCGAAGACGGTCGCCTTCTCAGACCTGA